Proteins encoded by one window of Vigna radiata var. radiata cultivar VC1973A chromosome 5, Vradiata_ver6, whole genome shotgun sequence:
- the LOC106761446 gene encoding tetraketide alpha-pyrone reductase 1, producing MEHKVCVTGASGFLASWLIKRLLSSGYHVIGTVRDSGKQNKYEYLWSLEGATERLQLVQADLMEEGSFDNAIIGCKGVFHVASPVLSVITDPKTQILEPAVKGTLNVLRSCRKNSVLGRVVLTSSSSTLRVRDDFDPNIPLDESSWSSLEYCEKLQAWYAMSKIEAERAAWEFCRENGMDLVTVLPSFIIGPCLPPSLCSTASDVLGLLKGETKRFQVLGRMGYVHIDDVALCQILVYEEAGCHGRYLCSSVVMNEDELAALLANRYPTLSIPRLEKVDRPHYELNTEKLKSLGFKFKSIEEMFDDCIASLVKQAHLTIPKCQDNI from the exons ATGGAACACAAAGTCTGTGTCACTGGGGCTTCCGGCTTTCTCGCTTCTTGGCTCATTAAGCGACTTCTTTCCTCTGGCTATCATGTCATTGGAACAGTCAGAGATTCAGGGAAGCAGAACAAGTATGAATACCTATGGAGTCTAGAAGGAGCAACCGAGAGACTCCAACTAGTCCAAGCTGACTTGATGGAGGAGGGAAGCTTCGACAACGCAATAATCGGATGCAAAGGTGTCTTCCATGTCGCTTCTCCTGTACTCAGCGTTATAACTGATCCTAAg ACTCAGATCTTGGAACCAGCAGTAAAAGGCACTCTTAATGTGTTGCGCTCTTGTCGGAAGAACTCAGTTCTTGGTCGTGTTGTATTAACCTCGTCATCTTCGACTCTTAGGGTAAGAGATGATTTTGATCCAAACATACCACTAGATGAATCATCCTGGAGCTCCTTGGAGTACTGCGAGAAACTCCAG GCATGGTATGCGATGTCGAAGATCGAGGCAGAAAGAGCAGCTTGGGAATTCTGCAGAGAAAATGGGATGGATTTGGTGACAGTTCTACCATCATTCATCATTGGACCCTGTTTGCCACCAAGTTTATGTTCTACTGCATCTGATGTGCTGGGCTTGCTCAAAG GGGAAACGAAGAGATTCCAAGTGCTTGGAAGAATGGGATATGTTCATATAGATGATGTTGCCCTTTGCCAAATCCTTGTTTATGAAGAAGCTGGCTGCCATGGTAGATACCTTTGCAGCTCTGTAGTGATGAACGAAGATGAATTAGCTGCATTGCTAGCCAACCGTTATCCTACTCTCTCCATCCCCCG GTTGGAGAAAGTAGATAGACCACATTACGAACTCAACACTGAAAAGCTGAAGAGTCTAGGATTTAAATTTAAGAGCATTGAAGAAATGTTTGATGACTGCATTGCATCTCTTGTTAAGCAAGCTCATCTCACAATTCCTAAATGTCAAGATAACATTTGA